In Phosphitispora fastidiosa, a single genomic region encodes these proteins:
- a CDS encoding tetratricopeptide repeat protein: protein YHKSQGNGAKALEYYEKSLAIFEALVELDPDSTEYRRGVSVSYERLGDYHMTQGNGAKAQKYYEKSLAIREALVELDPDSADYRRGLSVSYNRMGYYHKSQGNGAKALEYYEKSLAIFEALVELDPDSAEYRRDLVVSYCKMAAYYNESDDEEQAERYFKVCYEALLYMKEHDMYMDQPLVDLLEQLEGDENEN from the coding sequence TATCACAAAAGCCAGGGTAACGGCGCGAAGGCCCTGGAATATTACGAAAAATCACTGGCTATATTTGAGGCCCTGGTAGAGCTGGACCCTGACAGTACGGAATATAGGCGGGGCGTGTCTGTAAGCTATGAAAGACTGGGAGATTATCACATGACCCAGGGTAACGGAGCGAAAGCCCAGAAATATTACGAAAAATCTCTGGCTATAAGAGAGGCCCTGGTAGAGCTGGACCCTGACAGTGCGGATTACCGGCGGGGCCTGTCTGTAAGCTATAATCGTATGGGATATTATCACAAAAGCCAGGGTAACGGCGCAAAGGCCCTGGAATATTACGAAAAATCACTGGCTATATTTGAGGCCCTGGTAGAGCTGGATCCTGACAGTGCTGAATACAGGCGGGACCTGGTAGTATCTTATTGTAAGATGGCTGCTTATTATAATGAGTCAGATGATGAAGAGCAGGCTGAACGATATTTCAAGGTGTGTTATGAGGCATTGCTGTATATGAAGGAACATGATATGTATATGGACCAGCCGCTTGTTGATTTGCTGGAACAGTTGGAGGGTGATGAGAACGAAAACTGA
- a CDS encoding DUF4062 domain-containing protein gives MRTKTDMEGRNRPKAKLKQWYTRPVFVSSTFRDMQAERDYLNKNVFPELAERLRKRFHYLETVDLRWGVDTFDKRNQEEKELLVLKLCLNEIERCRPFLIILLGDRYGWVPSEDRMKAAMQEKNFKTDVDIKGKSVTALEIEFGVLDSPKQRKRSFFYFRNPLPYAAKPLETAAQYSEEFNNRPQAKDARERLKGLKERIKSELPGQVRTYTAKWDSTENGIMESSLKEFGNMVLEDLWGALDEETKALAEKPDTTWQERERNILSQFVEERVRTFKGRKDLLDQLEELALSAPGREHWGTVITGGSGSGKSALFAKLNEQLDKYGCMVLSHVAGVSPVSSCIRDMLLRWIEELSGYLEIPEQKPETMEETKTLFANLLSRAAVDKRVVCLLDALNRFERTSAARYMTWLPEIWPENARLIVTAIPGEETRTLGKRRGFKVQELPPLNETDTRQIIESIGKQYGKTISPDVIKVIRDKRRGDQTPSYSNPLWVRIIIEELLLLDQDDFAAADQFTGNPEAQLHALLINVAEKFPPEIEEGYAYLLRRAEKSFGEVWVRAVFRFLAASRYGLREIDLRNLLERQGIKWNSLQFAALRRYIRAHLIQRGTEGYWDFTHDLARVSLEERYLADKQDRLRVHSQAVDYLETLQPEDPLRQSELMYHYYMADDKMRAARYYGGELQEEELAGATKVLAEIIIEGAGNNVNFGLDWVTGLLKQDGLDNDEIYSICERYNFDLAEIIKDYIDISARITIMDENKQALYNLTNLLPDGKIMLQVS, from the coding sequence ATGAGAACGAAAACTGATATGGAAGGACGTAACCGGCCCAAAGCCAAATTAAAACAATGGTATACCCGCCCTGTATTCGTCTCCAGCACATTCCGTGATATGCAGGCAGAGCGTGACTACCTGAATAAAAACGTATTCCCTGAGTTAGCCGAAAGATTGCGAAAACGGTTTCATTATCTGGAAACCGTCGATCTTCGCTGGGGTGTGGATACATTCGACAAACGAAATCAGGAAGAGAAAGAACTACTGGTGCTAAAACTGTGTCTAAACGAAATTGAGCGCTGCCGCCCATTTCTTATCATCCTCCTGGGTGATCGTTATGGTTGGGTGCCGTCGGAGGACAGAATGAAGGCGGCCATGCAGGAAAAAAACTTTAAAACGGATGTAGACATAAAAGGCAAAAGCGTTACTGCACTGGAAATAGAATTTGGAGTGTTGGATAGTCCCAAACAGCGGAAACGTAGTTTCTTCTATTTTCGTAACCCTCTGCCATATGCTGCAAAGCCTTTAGAAACAGCTGCCCAGTATAGTGAAGAATTCAACAACCGGCCCCAGGCAAAAGATGCCAGAGAAAGATTAAAGGGCCTGAAAGAACGGATAAAAAGCGAACTGCCAGGGCAAGTCCGCACTTATACGGCCAAATGGGACAGCACTGAAAATGGTATTATGGAGAGTAGTCTTAAGGAATTTGGCAATATGGTATTGGAAGACCTGTGGGGAGCCCTGGACGAGGAGACTAAGGCCTTAGCTGAGAAGCCTGATACCACCTGGCAGGAACGGGAAAGAAACATATTATCTCAATTTGTCGAAGAAAGGGTTCGCACATTCAAGGGGCGCAAAGACTTGCTGGATCAACTGGAGGAATTAGCTTTGTCTGCTCCCGGGCGGGAGCATTGGGGCACTGTTATCACAGGTGGTTCCGGGTCAGGGAAAAGCGCCTTGTTTGCAAAACTGAATGAGCAGCTGGATAAATACGGGTGCATGGTTTTATCCCATGTAGCGGGAGTCAGCCCTGTTTCCTCGTGTATCAGGGACATGCTGTTACGCTGGATAGAGGAATTATCCGGCTATTTGGAGATTCCTGAGCAGAAACCTGAGACCATGGAAGAAACTAAGACCCTATTTGCCAACCTGCTCTCAAGGGCAGCGGTTGATAAGAGGGTTGTCTGTCTTCTGGATGCTTTAAACCGGTTTGAGCGGACATCTGCCGCACGGTACATGACATGGTTGCCGGAAATATGGCCTGAGAATGCCAGGCTGATAGTTACAGCCATACCTGGTGAAGAAACCCGGACTTTGGGAAAACGCCGGGGGTTTAAAGTACAGGAGTTACCTCCCCTTAACGAAACAGATACCAGGCAAATAATCGAATCCATAGGTAAACAATACGGAAAGACGATCTCTCCCGATGTAATAAAAGTAATACGGGATAAGAGGCGGGGTGATCAAACCCCATCCTACAGCAATCCCTTATGGGTGCGAATCATCATAGAAGAACTGCTGTTGTTGGATCAGGATGATTTTGCCGCAGCAGACCAGTTTACCGGCAACCCTGAGGCCCAGCTACATGCTTTACTCATCAATGTGGCAGAGAAGTTCCCGCCTGAGATAGAAGAAGGGTATGCCTATCTCCTCAGGCGGGCGGAAAAGAGCTTTGGGGAGGTGTGGGTCAGGGCGGTATTCAGGTTTTTGGCTGCCAGCAGGTATGGACTACGCGAGATTGATCTGCGTAACCTGCTGGAAAGGCAGGGTATAAAATGGAACAGCCTGCAGTTTGCCGCTTTGCGCCGGTATATCCGTGCACACCTGATCCAGAGGGGTACGGAGGGTTACTGGGACTTTACCCACGACTTGGCTAGGGTAAGCCTGGAAGAGAGATACCTAGCGGATAAACAAGATAGGCTTCGCGTACACAGCCAGGCAGTAGATTATCTTGAGACCCTTCAACCGGAAGACCCCCTGCGGCAAAGTGAATTGATGTACCATTACTATATGGCAGATGATAAAATGCGGGCGGCCCGGTATTATGGTGGAGAGCTACAGGAAGAAGAATTAGCCGGAGCCACCAAGGTTTTAGCAGAGATTATCATTGAGGGAGCAGGAAACAATGTCAATTTCGGTTTGGATTGGGTAACAGGTTTATTAAAGCAGGATGGTCTGGACAATGATGAAATATATTCAATTTGTGAGAGATATAATTTTGACCTGGCAGAAATAATTAAAGATTACATAGATATATCAGCACGAATCACTATAATGGACGAAAATAAGCAGGCTTTATACAACCTTACGAATCTGTTGCCTGACGGGAAGATTATGCTGCAGGTCTCTTGA